In Aquiflexum balticum DSM 16537, a single genomic region encodes these proteins:
- a CDS encoding DUF6600 domain-containing protein, producing MKKSFLFPFSFMLLLGLSMINCHEAEASPHFGVNFQVFYNELSPYGDWVMDPNYGYVWIPFVERGFQPYASNGYWTMTNFGNTWVSDYAWGWAPFHYGRWFWSNFYGWAWVPGYEWGPAWVNWRTGGGYYGWAPLGPGIGINVSFHAPMSHWVFVPQRRFRHRNFYRYYVPSFQIANIYQQSIVINNTYIHNNQTYIAGPSRREVERVTRSRVPVYQVNDSNRPGRTVVNNNSLNVYRPQITGNEPSKNPARPSRVYTAEEYKHRSASQMRSTRSTESISGQVVNPGRNNNAEIRTSGRTASGNPSINRPTGNPSSSYGNERLGQQKERFSNAGMTNRGTQPKASNSSNMGKSPAVNSRENMGVNHRAASTNGTTYRQAKPANQQRSPASVGSKAPTRQNQPLVKPQSNPPRNSGTTVSRNNSNGNAKSATSSRGNTRGGH from the coding sequence ATGAAAAAGTCATTCCTTTTCCCTTTCAGCTTCATGCTTCTGCTAGGCTTAAGTATGATAAATTGTCATGAAGCGGAAGCTTCTCCGCATTTTGGAGTAAACTTCCAGGTCTTCTACAACGAACTCAGTCCTTATGGTGACTGGGTGATGGATCCGAATTATGGATATGTTTGGATACCCTTTGTCGAAAGAGGATTCCAACCTTATGCAAGCAATGGCTATTGGACTATGACCAATTTTGGAAATACCTGGGTTTCAGATTACGCTTGGGGCTGGGCACCATTTCATTATGGACGTTGGTTTTGGAGCAATTTTTATGGCTGGGCCTGGGTTCCAGGATATGAATGGGGTCCAGCTTGGGTCAATTGGAGGACTGGCGGTGGATATTACGGTTGGGCGCCCTTGGGCCCTGGCATCGGAATAAATGTTTCATTTCATGCCCCCATGTCCCATTGGGTATTTGTACCCCAAAGAAGATTCAGACATAGAAACTTTTACAGATACTATGTGCCGTCATTTCAAATAGCCAATATCTATCAACAGTCCATAGTTATTAACAATACTTATATCCACAATAATCAAACTTATATAGCAGGACCGTCCAGAAGAGAAGTGGAAAGAGTGACAAGGTCAAGGGTCCCTGTGTATCAGGTAAACGATTCTAACAGACCCGGAAGAACAGTAGTGAACAACAACAGCCTGAATGTATATCGTCCACAGATAACAGGAAATGAACCCTCAAAGAATCCTGCCAGACCTTCCAGAGTTTATACGGCTGAGGAATACAAGCATAGGTCAGCAAGCCAAATGAGGTCTACCAGAAGCACTGAAAGCATATCTGGACAGGTAGTAAATCCCGGTAGAAATAACAATGCAGAAATCAGAACAAGCGGACGAACTGCTTCTGGAAACCCATCTATAAATCGACCAACTGGAAATCCTTCAAGTTCTTATGGAAATGAGCGTCTAGGCCAACAAAAAGAAAGATTTTCCAACGCAGGTATGACCAATAGAGGTACCCAACCTAAAGCTTCAAATTCATCAAATATGGGTAAAAGTCCAGCTGTGAATTCAAGAGAGAACATGGGAGTCAACCATCGGGCTGCTTCTACTAACGGTACTACATATAGACAAGCCAAACCTGCCAATCAACAAAGAAGTCCAGCCTCAGTTGGAAGCAAGGCACCAACCAGACAAAACCAACCATTGGTGAAACCACAATCCAACCCTCCAAGAAATTCTGGAACAACTGTTTCCAGAAACAATTCAAATGGCAATGCGAAGTCTGCAACTTCATCGAGAGGAAATACCAGGGGCGGTCATTAA
- a CDS encoding toxin-antitoxin system YwqK family antitoxin: MKYIFVLISSILINITCYAQDVTNMVALYNSDSTLVGTGILKNGVMEGLWKFENPKSNTLVQTINFSNGRREGVTTSFFPNKNKNIEAEYRENRLNGIYREYDSSGALKIEMVFNDSVAVGPYKEYYGRVMQPEYINPRQVKTEGQFREGKRHGKWVSFYNNGDLAQIENYENGNLEGPYVVYAIGGELVVETSYKNNLPHGPFTRYTFGNMVEEKGEFANGRTIGKWITYFPGTRTEESEKFYDDKGNKTGEWKFYYENKRIARIEKYENDIPVGTWEEFFQNRSLSKRKTYELGLPIGEYLEYHSNGKISVQGQYKSGVKDGLWKSFFPEGNIYSIGEYKNDLKTGLWKYFNKIGILIAEGEYNLGSENGQWFYYYDGGQLKSVGSYFLGFEEGTWGLFYDNKQLTQEEFWNNGRLMNVGDYYSYDGSKTLEKGSLKDGNGTRITYYVDGTVESEGTYASGKPEGNWTYFHETGKKASEGNMIDGKKEGPWRYYNISGRLEQIIRFKNDEIVEEDGLASEMKFRF, translated from the coding sequence ATGAAATATATTTTTGTACTGATTTCCAGCATCCTGATCAATATCACGTGTTATGCACAGGATGTTACCAATATGGTTGCCCTATATAATTCCGATTCCACTTTAGTTGGAACAGGAATATTAAAAAATGGCGTTATGGAGGGTCTATGGAAGTTTGAAAACCCTAAATCGAATACGCTAGTTCAGACCATAAATTTCTCAAACGGACGCAGAGAGGGTGTTACAACAAGCTTTTTCCCAAACAAAAATAAGAATATTGAAGCAGAATACAGGGAAAATAGACTCAACGGTATATACAGAGAATATGATTCCTCCGGTGCATTGAAAATTGAGATGGTATTCAATGACAGCGTAGCTGTAGGCCCATACAAAGAATATTATGGTAGAGTAATGCAACCGGAGTATATCAACCCAAGACAAGTAAAGACTGAGGGGCAATTCCGTGAGGGTAAAAGACACGGAAAATGGGTTTCTTTTTACAATAACGGTGATCTGGCACAGATAGAAAATTATGAAAACGGTAATTTGGAAGGTCCATATGTCGTCTATGCAATCGGGGGTGAATTAGTGGTAGAGACCAGTTATAAAAACAATTTACCTCACGGCCCTTTTACCAGGTATACTTTTGGGAATATGGTGGAAGAAAAGGGAGAATTTGCAAATGGAAGAACAATCGGGAAATGGATCACCTATTTTCCTGGCACAAGAACTGAAGAATCCGAAAAGTTTTATGATGACAAAGGCAATAAAACCGGCGAATGGAAATTCTACTATGAAAATAAAAGGATAGCACGTATTGAAAAATACGAAAATGATATACCTGTAGGAACTTGGGAGGAATTCTTCCAAAACAGATCACTTTCCAAAAGAAAAACTTATGAATTGGGTCTTCCGATTGGAGAGTATTTAGAATACCATTCCAATGGGAAAATTTCAGTACAAGGACAATATAAAAGTGGCGTAAAAGACGGGCTTTGGAAAAGTTTTTTTCCAGAAGGAAATATATACTCGATCGGAGAGTATAAAAATGATTTGAAAACAGGGCTTTGGAAGTATTTCAATAAAATCGGAATTCTGATTGCTGAAGGTGAATATAATCTCGGGTCAGAAAATGGCCAATGGTTTTATTATTATGATGGGGGGCAGCTGAAGTCGGTAGGCAGTTATTTCCTTGGATTTGAGGAAGGTACGTGGGGCTTATTTTATGATAATAAGCAGTTGACACAGGAAGAATTCTGGAACAATGGACGGCTTATGAACGTAGGGGACTATTATTCATATGATGGATCAAAAACTTTAGAAAAAGGCAGCTTAAAAGATGGCAATGGAACAAGGATCACCTATTATGTTGATGGTACCGTAGAATCTGAAGGAACTTATGCCAGTGGAAAACCGGAGGGGAACTGGACTTATTTTCATGAAACCGGAAAAAAGGCCTCTGAAGGAAATATGATTGACGGTAAAAAAGAAGGACCTTGGCGATACTATAATATCAGTGGTCGATTGGAGCAGATAATCAGATTTAAAAATGATGAAATCGTGGAAGAAGATGGATTGGCAAGCGAAATGAAATTCAGATTCTAA
- a CDS encoding MBL fold metallo-hydrolase has translation MENVAIIDLKFLDTNEAIASFLVETTHGPILVETGPESTFEQLKEGIERNGYELEEIKHVLLTHIHFDHAGASWKLAEIGAKIYVHPVGAPHLASPEKLWNSAAQIYGDDMERLWGKMKPIPEDQIVAVQHEEELEFGNIKIKALHTPGHATHHIAWKMGNVIFTGDVAGVKINGGPAVPPCPPPDINIRDWEVSLAILKAEKPECLFLTHFGIINNVNEHLDNLCYMLHDWSKWIKPYFDANTDQQEVIPLFMDYTKTQLVGEGCDEALIKVYEYANPSWMSVDGLYRYWKLKSQGRIK, from the coding sequence ATGGAAAACGTTGCAATTATTGACCTAAAATTTTTGGATACCAATGAGGCCATTGCCAGTTTTTTGGTAGAGACAACTCATGGTCCTATTTTGGTCGAAACCGGGCCGGAAAGCACATTTGAGCAGTTGAAAGAGGGTATAGAAAGAAATGGATATGAATTGGAGGAAATCAAGCATGTTCTCCTCACTCACATTCATTTTGACCATGCGGGTGCATCCTGGAAACTTGCCGAGATAGGTGCCAAAATATACGTCCATCCTGTGGGGGCACCCCATTTGGCTTCGCCGGAAAAACTCTGGAATTCGGCCGCTCAGATTTATGGGGATGATATGGAAAGGCTTTGGGGAAAAATGAAACCTATTCCTGAAGATCAGATTGTTGCAGTCCAACACGAGGAGGAATTGGAGTTTGGTAATATCAAAATAAAAGCTTTGCATACTCCCGGTCATGCCACCCACCATATCGCATGGAAAATGGGAAATGTGATTTTTACAGGTGATGTGGCCGGTGTTAAAATCAATGGTGGCCCTGCAGTGCCCCCTTGTCCTCCACCTGATATCAACATCAGGGATTGGGAAGTCTCATTGGCTATTTTGAAAGCAGAAAAACCGGAATGCCTGTTTTTGACGCATTTTGGAATTATCAATAATGTCAACGAGCACTTGGACAATCTCTGTTACATGCTGCATGATTGGAGTAAATGGATCAAACCTTATTTTGATGCGAACACAGATCAACAAGAAGTCATCCCCCTTTTTATGGACTACACCAAAACCCAATTGGTCGGAGAAGGATGTGACGAAGCATTGATCAAAGTGTATGAATATGCCAATCCCAGTTGGATGTCAGTGGACGGATTGTATAGGTATTGGAAGTTGAAGAGTCAAGGGAGAATAAAATAA
- a CDS encoding SOS response-associated peptidase — translation MCGRYSLSKSKIELEERFQAEMLSDFKPRYNIAPTQLVPVITSDSPKGFSYFYWGITPDFAKNKPVSQKFINAKAESVNEKVSFKTSFQKRRCLIPADGFFEWKKIGKKTKTPYRFTLANEEPFAFAGIWEEYENEKGENKHTFLILTTAPNSLVSEIHDRMPVILNRDDEKKWLDKYSKEEELIKLLGTYPANEMISYTVSPLVNSVGNDSPAIIRKTSPMDQFGNYTLFG, via the coding sequence ATGTGCGGAAGATATTCATTAAGTAAAAGTAAAATTGAACTGGAGGAAAGATTTCAGGCTGAAATGCTTTCGGACTTCAAACCAAGATATAATATTGCGCCCACCCAATTGGTCCCGGTGATTACATCAGACAGTCCAAAGGGTTTCTCCTATTTTTATTGGGGAATCACACCTGATTTTGCAAAGAACAAACCTGTCTCCCAAAAATTCATCAATGCCAAGGCAGAAAGTGTAAATGAAAAGGTCTCCTTCAAAACTTCTTTTCAAAAAAGACGCTGTCTGATTCCTGCGGATGGCTTTTTCGAATGGAAAAAAATCGGTAAAAAAACAAAAACGCCGTACCGTTTTACCCTTGCCAATGAGGAACCTTTTGCATTTGCTGGAATCTGGGAAGAGTATGAAAATGAAAAAGGTGAAAACAAGCATACCTTTCTCATACTTACTACAGCACCGAATAGCTTGGTTTCTGAAATCCATGACAGGATGCCTGTCATATTGAATCGGGATGATGAAAAAAAATGGCTCGATAAATACAGCAAAGAAGAGGAACTGATTAAGCTATTGGGGACCTATCCCGCCAATGAAATGATCAGCTATACCGTTTCTCCTTTGGTAAATAGTGTCGGCAACGACAGCCCTGCTATTATCAGAAAAACCTCTCCCATGGACCAATTTGGCAATTATACACTATTCGGATAA
- a CDS encoding YheT family hydrolase yields the protein MPLIKKTDYDYPKWLFNGHLQTIVPGLFRSHVTLPFERERVNTPDGDFLDLDWLKNDSKNLVIISHGLEGNSQRPYMIGMAKQFFSNGFDVLNWNFRGCSEEMNRKAIFYHSGATYDLDFVIQHAAKDYESIYLVGFSLGGNLTLKYLGEKRERNPKIRKGVAISVPLHLESSSVQISKRENILYAKRFLTTLKEKVAKKAVFFPDEIPVGTLRKIKTLKDFDDHFTGPLHGFDDAHDYYEQNSSLYFLEGIRVPALVLNAQNDPFLSDKCFPVKIARQLEAVWMEFPKYGGHVGFSPRKSEDIYWSEKRAFEFITGDQ from the coding sequence ATGCCTTTAATAAAAAAAACAGATTACGATTACCCAAAATGGCTTTTCAACGGACATTTACAGACTATTGTACCTGGTCTTTTCAGGAGCCATGTCACTTTACCTTTTGAAAGAGAAAGGGTTAACACTCCCGATGGTGATTTTCTGGACCTTGACTGGCTAAAAAATGACAGCAAAAATCTAGTCATTATCAGCCATGGACTGGAAGGCAATAGCCAACGTCCATACATGATTGGAATGGCAAAACAATTTTTCAGCAATGGATTTGATGTGCTCAACTGGAACTTCCGGGGATGCTCTGAAGAAATGAACAGAAAAGCAATTTTTTATCACTCAGGAGCCACCTATGATCTTGATTTTGTGATTCAGCACGCTGCAAAAGATTATGAATCCATCTATTTGGTTGGCTTTAGTTTGGGCGGAAACCTGACATTGAAATACCTAGGTGAAAAACGGGAAAGAAATCCAAAAATCAGAAAAGGTGTTGCCATTTCGGTTCCTCTTCATTTAGAAAGCTCTTCTGTTCAGATTTCCAAGAGAGAAAATATACTTTACGCCAAACGCTTTCTAACAACACTGAAAGAAAAAGTTGCCAAAAAAGCGGTGTTTTTCCCTGATGAAATCCCGGTGGGAACCTTGCGCAAAATAAAAACTTTAAAGGATTTTGACGATCACTTCACAGGACCTTTGCATGGCTTTGATGATGCACATGATTATTACGAACAAAATTCATCCCTGTATTTCCTTGAGGGTATCCGTGTACCTGCTTTGGTTCTGAATGCACAAAATGATCCGTTTTTAAGCGATAAATGCTTCCCGGTTAAAATCGCCCGACAATTGGAGGCTGTATGGATGGAATTTCCAAAATACGGCGGACATGTTGGATTCAGTCCAAGAAAAAGTGAAGATATCTATTGGTCCGAAAAAAGAGCATTTGAATTTATCACCGGAGATCAGTAA
- the hslV gene encoding ATP-dependent protease subunit HslV, with translation MEKIKSTTVVAIKHNGEVVIGADGQATLGNTIAKSTVNKIRKLQGGKIVTGFAGSTADAFTLLEKFEEKMGAYGNNMKRAAVELAKEWRTDRMLSKLEAMMIVADSQDILIISGTGDVIEPDMEIATIGSGSMYAQSAARALKKYAPQLSAEEMVRESLGIAADVCIYTNHNLVVEKVEK, from the coding sequence ATGGAAAAAATAAAATCAACTACCGTAGTCGCCATCAAACATAATGGAGAAGTAGTCATTGGTGCCGATGGGCAGGCTACCTTGGGTAACACCATTGCCAAAAGTACAGTAAATAAAATCCGGAAATTGCAGGGCGGAAAAATCGTAACAGGTTTTGCAGGCTCGACGGCAGATGCCTTCACTTTGCTGGAAAAGTTTGAGGAAAAGATGGGTGCCTATGGCAACAACATGAAAAGGGCAGCTGTCGAGTTGGCCAAAGAATGGCGAACCGATCGGATGCTGAGTAAATTGGAAGCCATGATGATTGTGGCAGATTCTCAGGACATTTTGATTATTTCCGGCACAGGAGATGTGATCGAACCGGATATGGAAATCGCTACCATTGGTTCGGGCAGCATGTATGCCCAATCAGCCGCTAGGGCATTGAAAAAGTATGCACCCCAACTTTCAGCTGAAGAAATGGTTCGCGAAAGTCTGGGTATCGCCGCAGATGTCTGCATTTACACCAATCATAATTTGGTGGTGGAAAAAGTAGAGAAATAA
- a CDS encoding pyruvate dehydrogenase complex dihydrolipoamide acetyltransferase: protein MAEIIRMPKMSDTMEEGVIAAWLKKVGDAVKPGDILAEVETDKATMELESYEEGILLHLGVEEKGAVPVNGVIAIIGEKGENIDSLLKEIEGGEAGESKKEAKKEEKPEPAKEENISAKEEKAPAEKIDTSGINATVITMPKMSDTMTEGTIASWLKKVGDEVKSGDIIAEVETDKATMELESYEDGTLLYIGVEAGESVEIDGVIAIIGEKGADYEKLLKAHKPKDAQVDTSPKEEKKEEKQAEAPESKPAESKSAEPSVKSTSATSDNGRLKASPLAKKMAEDKGFDISLVKGSGEGGRIVKRDIENFEPAVAQTAAAPTAMATSAPAVGQESYREEKVSQMRKVIAKRLAESKFQAPHFYLTMEINMDKAIEARNSMNEISPVKISFNDMVIKAAAAALRQHPKVNTSWLGDKIRYNEHIHIGMAVAVEEGLLVPVIRFADSKSLSQISNEAKTLGGKAKNKELQPKDWEGNTFTISNLGMFGIEEFTAIINPPDACILAVGGIKETVIVKNGQMQIGNVMKVTLSCDHRVVDGAVGSAFLKTLKGLLEDPVRILI, encoded by the coding sequence ATGGCCGAAATAATACGAATGCCTAAAATGAGCGATACCATGGAAGAAGGGGTAATCGCAGCGTGGTTGAAGAAAGTTGGAGATGCAGTGAAGCCGGGAGATATTCTAGCGGAGGTAGAGACCGATAAGGCGACTATGGAATTGGAATCTTATGAAGAGGGAATCTTGCTTCATCTTGGAGTAGAAGAAAAGGGCGCTGTTCCTGTAAACGGAGTTATTGCTATCATTGGTGAAAAAGGTGAAAACATTGATTCCTTACTTAAGGAGATTGAAGGAGGTGAAGCGGGAGAATCTAAAAAAGAAGCAAAAAAAGAAGAGAAACCCGAACCTGCTAAAGAGGAGAACATTTCTGCTAAGGAAGAAAAAGCACCTGCAGAAAAAATCGATACCTCAGGAATAAATGCCACAGTCATCACTATGCCTAAAATGAGTGATACCATGACTGAAGGCACCATTGCTTCTTGGTTGAAAAAGGTAGGAGATGAAGTCAAATCAGGAGATATCATCGCAGAAGTGGAAACCGATAAAGCGACTATGGAATTGGAGTCCTATGAGGATGGTACTTTGTTGTATATTGGGGTAGAAGCGGGTGAATCAGTTGAAATTGATGGTGTCATTGCAATAATAGGTGAGAAAGGCGCTGATTATGAGAAATTGTTAAAAGCCCACAAACCAAAAGATGCTCAAGTAGATACTTCACCAAAAGAAGAGAAAAAAGAGGAAAAACAAGCAGAGGCACCTGAAAGTAAACCTGCTGAATCAAAATCAGCTGAGCCTTCTGTTAAATCAACATCCGCCACTTCTGACAATGGAAGATTGAAAGCCTCGCCTTTGGCAAAAAAGATGGCTGAAGACAAAGGTTTTGACATCTCTTTGGTGAAAGGTTCAGGAGAAGGTGGACGAATCGTCAAAAGAGATATAGAAAACTTTGAACCTGCTGTGGCCCAAACCGCAGCGGCCCCTACTGCCATGGCTACTTCAGCACCTGCTGTTGGTCAGGAATCTTACAGGGAAGAAAAAGTTTCTCAAATGCGTAAGGTAATCGCCAAAAGACTTGCTGAGAGTAAGTTCCAGGCACCGCATTTCTACCTGACCATGGAGATCAATATGGACAAAGCTATTGAGGCCAGAAACAGCATGAACGAAATTTCCCCTGTGAAAATCTCCTTCAATGACATGGTGATCAAAGCGGCAGCAGCAGCTCTGAGACAACATCCTAAAGTAAATACCTCTTGGTTGGGTGATAAAATCAGATACAATGAACATATCCATATAGGAATGGCTGTGGCAGTAGAGGAGGGACTTTTGGTTCCGGTGATCCGCTTTGCTGACAGCAAGTCATTGTCACAGATTTCCAATGAAGCCAAAACGCTGGGTGGAAAAGCCAAGAACAAAGAATTGCAGCCCAAGGATTGGGAAGGCAATACCTTTACCATTTCCAACTTGGGAATGTTTGGCATAGAGGAATTCACAGCTATCATCAATCCGCCGGATGCCTGTATTTTGGCTGTAGGAGGGATTAAGGAAACGGTTATAGTGAAAAACGGTCAGATGCAGATTGGTAATGTCATGAAAGTTACTTTGTCATGTGACCACAGGGTGGTAGATGGTGCGGTCGGTTCAGCTTTCCTAAAGACCCTTAAAGGTTTATTGGAAGATCCTGTCAGAATCCTGATTTAA
- a CDS encoding Lacal_2735 family protein, translating into MFGLFKKKTEIEKLQENYKSMMEKAHKLSHSNRTEADRLMAEAEEIAKKIDEIKKKLG; encoded by the coding sequence ATGTTTGGATTATTTAAAAAGAAAACGGAAATAGAAAAGTTACAGGAGAATTATAAGTCAATGATGGAGAAAGCCCATAAACTATCCCATAGTAACAGAACAGAAGCAGACCGATTGATGGCAGAAGCAGAGGAAATAGCAAAAAAAATAGACGAGATAAAGAAAAAACTGGGTTAA
- a CDS encoding 3-oxoacyl-ACP synthase III family protein, with translation MKKSRITGIGHYVPENIITNEYLSTIMDTNDDWIVERTGIHERRWFTPGKDTVTSMSATASKMALERAGLSVKDIDFIVFATITSDYFLPGNGVLLQRELGMNGIGALDIRNACSGFIYALSVADQFIKTGMYKNILVVGAEIQSSALDKSDEGRSSAVIFADGAGAAVLSAVEADEPGILSTHLHADGAHAEELYCIAPSSSSKVRVSAELIERGDFFLKMNGNAVFKHAIVRFQEVIEEALEANGKDKSEIDLLVPHQANLRISNYIQQKMGLPDEKVFNNIMYLGNTTAGTIPIALSQAWEQGRLKRGDLVCLAAFGSGFAWASALLNW, from the coding sequence ATGAAAAAATCCAGAATAACCGGGATAGGGCATTATGTACCTGAAAATATTATTACAAATGAATACTTGTCTACCATTATGGACACCAATGATGATTGGATAGTGGAACGGACAGGTATTCACGAAAGGAGGTGGTTTACGCCTGGAAAGGATACTGTAACCAGTATGTCAGCAACTGCTTCAAAAATGGCATTGGAAAGAGCGGGCTTATCTGTAAAAGACATTGATTTTATCGTTTTCGCAACCATCACCTCTGATTACTTTTTACCAGGTAATGGCGTACTGCTGCAAAGAGAATTGGGAATGAATGGGATAGGTGCATTGGATATCAGAAATGCCTGCTCGGGATTCATTTACGCCTTGTCTGTAGCAGATCAGTTTATCAAAACAGGTATGTACAAAAACATCCTAGTAGTGGGTGCTGAAATCCAATCATCTGCTTTGGATAAAAGTGATGAGGGAAGGTCAAGTGCTGTAATATTTGCAGATGGTGCCGGGGCGGCTGTTTTAAGTGCTGTAGAGGCGGATGAACCGGGAATTCTTTCTACCCACCTACATGCAGACGGTGCACATGCAGAGGAGCTATATTGTATCGCTCCAAGCAGCAGCAGTAAGGTGAGAGTTTCTGCCGAATTGATAGAAAGAGGAGACTTTTTTCTAAAAATGAATGGAAATGCGGTTTTTAAACATGCCATTGTCCGATTTCAGGAAGTCATTGAAGAAGCTCTGGAGGCAAATGGAAAAGACAAATCTGAAATTGACCTACTTGTACCCCATCAGGCCAACCTAAGAATCAGTAATTATATCCAACAAAAAATGGGACTTCCTGATGAAAAAGTTTTCAACAACATTATGTATTTGGGAAATACTACAGCAGGAACTATCCCCATTGCATTGAGTCAGGCATGGGAACAGGGCCGATTGAAAAGAGGTGATTTGGTATGTTTAGCGGCCTTTGGCAGCGGTTTTGCATGGGCATCTGCATTATTGAATTGGTAA